The following are encoded in a window of Neomicrococcus lactis genomic DNA:
- a CDS encoding AI-2E family transporter, producing the protein MSENSRTDIQYDDAAPVPETVAVTHGLDSNGTDSKELTVRDVIFRDPDDGPVVPIDAPKPIPGIPRYLSIVIGAAALLMILVGVQGAKDIIAPVFLGLNLLIVVYPLQRWLAAKIQRHIAAALALVVVLLVLALFVTLAVWSVTELIRELPQYNAQFTRLVNESYAWLESIGISSGMIESSVQGITAGNLMSLVTPILSNVTGILSMLATLIMGVFFFSMDSASIIRRLTRVAEDRPHIAGALIDFAHGVRRYWVVTTIFGLIVAVLDVMVLGIIGVHLVWVWGVLAFITNYIPNIGFVIGLVPPALLALLDGGWIPALAVVISYSVLNFTVQSIIQPKFTGESVGVTPTVSFLSLMFWVIILGWLGALIALPATLLLKALLVDADPSARWVNALISSKPQDSRPRSNADLLMLAQMGGTGVKADEIKNDDAAARRQG; encoded by the coding sequence GTGAGTGAGAATTCACGAACTGATATCCAGTACGACGACGCAGCACCGGTACCAGAGACCGTTGCAGTAACGCACGGGTTAGATTCCAACGGTACAGATTCGAAAGAGCTGACCGTGCGGGACGTGATTTTCCGGGATCCGGATGACGGGCCAGTGGTTCCGATTGACGCACCCAAGCCGATTCCGGGCATCCCGCGCTACTTAAGCATCGTCATTGGCGCGGCAGCGCTCTTGATGATCCTGGTGGGCGTGCAGGGCGCGAAGGACATCATCGCGCCGGTCTTCCTCGGTTTGAACCTGCTCATTGTGGTGTATCCGCTGCAGCGCTGGCTCGCCGCCAAGATTCAGCGACACATCGCCGCAGCGCTCGCGCTCGTGGTGGTGCTGTTAGTACTGGCCTTATTCGTAACGCTTGCGGTGTGGTCCGTGACGGAGCTGATCCGCGAACTCCCCCAGTACAACGCGCAATTCACGCGCCTCGTTAATGAGTCTTACGCGTGGTTGGAAAGCATTGGCATTTCCAGCGGAATGATCGAGTCCAGTGTTCAGGGCATCACGGCCGGTAACCTCATGAGCCTCGTGACGCCGATCCTGAGCAACGTCACCGGCATCCTCTCGATGCTCGCAACCCTGATCATGGGAGTCTTCTTCTTCTCGATGGATTCGGCGAGCATCATCCGCCGACTCACCCGCGTTGCCGAGGACCGCCCGCACATCGCCGGCGCCCTCATTGACTTCGCCCACGGCGTCCGACGCTACTGGGTGGTCACCACCATCTTCGGTCTCATTGTGGCCGTGCTGGATGTGATGGTGCTGGGCATCATCGGCGTGCACTTGGTGTGGGTATGGGGCGTGCTCGCGTTCATCACCAACTACATTCCGAACATCGGCTTTGTCATTGGCCTGGTGCCGCCAGCGCTTTTGGCGCTCTTGGACGGCGGCTGGATTCCGGCGCTCGCTGTTGTCATCTCCTACAGCGTCTTGAACTTCACGGTGCAGTCCATCATTCAGCCCAAATTCACGGGCGAATCCGTGGGCGTCACGCCAACGGTTTCCTTCTTGTCCCTCATGTTCTGGGTCATCATTTTGGGCTGGCTCGGCGCGCTCATCGCGCTTCCAGCCACGTTACTCTTGAAGGCCCTCCTCGTCGATGCGGACCCGAGCGCCCGCTGGGTCAACGCCCTCATTTCCTCGAAGCCGCAGGATTCCCGCCCGCGCTCCAACGCAGATTTGCTGATGCTCGCTCAAATGGGCGGCACCGGCGTGAAGGCGGATGAGATCAAAAACGACGACGCCGCAGCTCGCCGCCAAGGCTAG
- a CDS encoding GNAT family N-acetyltransferase encodes MFSRRVTDHWIPQNIEGLPLEQTPFGEAVVHESLELPDKRPVELLRPESGPSILTFRPEYRDRLADITLHEADYVFYIALADQAAYSSQMPLAETRKLTAEDAVAFGRFQQLNTEDDLDEAEVSLDDLLVYGTFRGDRLVSVASMYTWPASKEGSVIADIGVITDPNFRGQGLGALTVRGLSLEALSLGLEPQYRCNLENAGSQRVAESAGFTLYAQWQALDLS; translated from the coding sequence ATGTTCTCTCGTCGCGTCACTGACCACTGGATTCCCCAAAATATCGAGGGTCTTCCCCTCGAGCAGACGCCTTTTGGCGAAGCCGTGGTTCATGAAAGTCTCGAGCTTCCGGACAAGCGACCTGTTGAGCTGCTTCGTCCCGAATCAGGCCCCAGCATCCTGACGTTTCGGCCTGAATACAGGGACAGACTCGCTGACATCACGCTTCACGAAGCGGACTACGTTTTCTACATAGCGCTCGCAGATCAGGCCGCCTACTCCAGCCAGATGCCGCTGGCAGAGACACGAAAACTCACCGCCGAGGACGCGGTAGCCTTTGGCCGGTTTCAGCAATTGAACACCGAAGACGATCTCGACGAAGCGGAAGTATCCCTGGACGATCTGCTCGTGTACGGGACATTTCGAGGCGACCGGCTCGTCTCCGTCGCTAGCATGTACACCTGGCCCGCGAGCAAGGAAGGATCCGTGATTGCGGACATCGGAGTCATCACGGATCCGAATTTCCGCGGTCAAGGTCTGGGCGCACTCACCGTCCGAGGGCTGAGCCTGGAAGCGCTGAGCCTTGGACTCGAACCGCAGTATCGCTGCAACCTTGAGAACGCCGGCTCTCAGCGAGTCGCAGAATCAGCAGGCTTCACGCTCTATGCCCAGTGGCAAGCACTGGATCTCAGCTGA
- a CDS encoding TrkH family potassium uptake protein, which produces MFFRARLKRKLRAVFSPVADAVDNLRSGYRSPYSHTTGRSSVIGQRLRRLQPQTPAQIIAIGFLTTIVVGTLLLMTPAARVGDGAASFLDALFTATSATCVTGLITVDTPTYWTPFGHAVIIALIQIGGFGVMSFGALIGLVITRKLGLRSRLITAQETKAQGLGETKRVIVNVLLISAVTEAAIAVVLALRFAFGYGYAPDKAIWFGVFHSISAFNNAGFALYTDSIIGFVGDPWIVIPLSIGVILGGLGFPVIMELRRRYRKPKSFSIHTKLVLIGTVVLLVGGTVFISVLEWNNAETLGPLSDGEKILAGFFQSTVTRTAGFNSIDVGQMHPVSWLGMDILMFIGAGPAGTAGGLKITTFAILFFIMLTEIRGGTAVNIFGKRISRSLHREALTIVLLSLGLVVGSTMAIMLMSDLGQDRILFEVVSAFATVGMSTGITAALPPAAQYILIVLMFAGRVGPVTIASALALKTRHPLYEYPKERPLIG; this is translated from the coding sequence GTGTTCTTCAGAGCGCGTCTAAAACGCAAACTTCGGGCCGTCTTCTCCCCCGTGGCGGACGCTGTAGACAACCTGCGGTCCGGCTACCGCAGCCCCTACTCACATACCACCGGCAGAAGTTCGGTGATTGGCCAGCGCCTTCGTCGTCTCCAGCCGCAGACTCCGGCTCAGATCATCGCTATCGGCTTCTTGACCACCATCGTGGTGGGCACGCTACTGCTGATGACTCCGGCGGCTCGCGTGGGCGATGGCGCCGCGAGCTTCCTCGACGCCCTGTTCACTGCCACGTCCGCCACCTGCGTGACGGGCTTGATCACTGTGGACACCCCCACGTACTGGACGCCGTTTGGGCACGCGGTCATCATCGCGCTGATTCAGATCGGCGGCTTCGGCGTCATGTCCTTCGGCGCGCTGATCGGCCTCGTGATCACCCGCAAACTGGGCCTTCGCTCCCGCCTGATCACCGCGCAGGAAACTAAAGCGCAAGGCCTCGGCGAGACCAAGCGCGTCATCGTGAATGTCCTGTTGATTAGCGCCGTGACGGAAGCCGCGATCGCCGTCGTACTGGCTCTTCGTTTTGCCTTCGGGTACGGGTACGCGCCTGATAAGGCAATCTGGTTCGGCGTTTTCCACTCGATTTCAGCGTTCAACAACGCCGGTTTCGCGCTCTACACGGACAGCATCATCGGCTTCGTAGGCGATCCCTGGATCGTCATCCCCTTGAGCATCGGCGTGATCCTCGGCGGCCTCGGCTTCCCCGTGATCATGGAGCTGCGCCGCCGCTACCGCAAGCCAAAATCCTTCAGCATCCACACCAAGCTCGTGCTGATCGGCACCGTGGTCCTCCTGGTGGGCGGCACCGTGTTCATCTCCGTCCTGGAATGGAACAACGCCGAGACTCTCGGCCCGCTCAGCGACGGCGAGAAAATTCTCGCGGGCTTCTTCCAATCCACCGTCACCCGTACCGCGGGCTTCAACTCGATCGACGTGGGCCAAATGCACCCGGTCTCCTGGCTGGGCATGGACATCCTCATGTTCATCGGCGCCGGCCCCGCCGGTACCGCCGGTGGTCTGAAGATCACCACGTTCGCCATCCTGTTCTTCATCATGCTCACCGAGATCCGTGGCGGCACCGCCGTGAACATCTTCGGCAAACGCATCTCCCGCTCCCTGCACCGCGAAGCGCTCACCATTGTGCTGCTCTCACTGGGCTTGGTGGTGGGCTCCACCATGGCCATCATGCTGATGTCAGACCTCGGTCAGGATCGCATCCTCTTCGAGGTGGTCTCCGCGTTCGCCACCGTGGGCATGAGCACCGGCATCACCGCAGCGCTACCGCCCGCGGCGCAGTACATTTTGATTGTGCTGATGTTCGCTGGTCGTGTGGGTCCTGTGACTATTGCTTCCGCGCTGGCACTGAAGACGCGCCATCCGCTCTACGAATACCCGAAGGAAAGGCCGCTCATTGGCTAA
- a CDS encoding IS1249 family transposase: protein MPVASNRPRCGVCDRVLVKNGKTTAGRTRWRCLDCGASTTRTRSDVSRKAELAAFMSWILSSRSQSDFGSSSRSFRRDTSWCWNVRVPPPAATGQIHHQIMLDGTYFNGWCVLIAFNGQHVIDWQWCDTEKKIAWQALLERIPAPKIAIIDGGTGLRSALKDSWPSTRVQRCYFHIFRNIRRELTYQPRLPAGKELAALTSALMKVRTQEEAASWVREYARWEARWDEFLRHRTYARTGQERPSSVPQTSQWWYTHQRLRRARNIYRRLIKDKCLFTWLETTLQPDSGQKVHRTTSPLEGGPNKAIKDLLRFHRGLPEAHARTAVDWLLDSLTEFPREPWTLVSPEHFNPPRKQAVNEETDTPPTYDNHFSWEDGNGLQNGWGGRRHQ, encoded by the coding sequence GTGCCTGTTGCTTCGAATCGGCCACGTTGTGGTGTATGTGATCGTGTGTTGGTCAAAAACGGGAAAACGACGGCCGGCCGAACGCGGTGGCGTTGTCTGGACTGTGGGGCGTCAACGACTCGAACTCGTTCTGATGTATCCCGTAAGGCCGAATTGGCTGCGTTCATGTCCTGGATCTTGAGCTCCCGCTCTCAATCCGATTTTGGGTCTTCGAGCCGCTCTTTTCGACGCGACACCAGTTGGTGCTGGAATGTTCGGGTACCGCCACCGGCCGCGACGGGACAGATTCATCATCAGATCATGCTTGATGGCACGTATTTCAACGGGTGGTGCGTGCTGATCGCATTCAACGGTCAGCACGTGATTGATTGGCAGTGGTGCGATACCGAGAAAAAGATCGCGTGGCAGGCATTACTCGAACGCATCCCAGCACCAAAAATCGCGATCATTGACGGTGGTACCGGGCTCAGATCTGCGTTGAAGGATTCATGGCCGAGCACGAGGGTACAGCGCTGCTATTTCCATATCTTTCGGAACATCCGCCGTGAACTCACCTACCAGCCACGTTTACCTGCCGGGAAAGAGCTTGCCGCTCTCACGAGCGCGCTGATGAAAGTACGCACCCAGGAAGAAGCCGCCTCGTGGGTGCGTGAATACGCGCGATGGGAAGCGAGATGGGACGAGTTCTTACGCCACCGCACCTACGCGCGGACCGGGCAGGAACGACCCTCGAGCGTTCCCCAAACCAGCCAGTGGTGGTACACGCATCAACGCCTCCGCAGAGCCCGGAACATTTACCGACGCTTGATCAAGGACAAGTGTTTGTTCACGTGGTTAGAAACCACCCTTCAACCAGACTCGGGGCAGAAAGTTCACCGCACGACCTCCCCACTAGAGGGTGGCCCTAACAAGGCCATCAAAGACCTCTTACGGTTTCATCGCGGGCTACCCGAGGCCCACGCACGAACCGCGGTGGACTGGCTCCTAGACTCACTCACCGAATTCCCACGAGAACCATGGACCCTAGTGTCGCCAGAGCATTTCAACCCACCAAGAAAACAAGCAGTCAACGAAGAAACTGACACGCCACCAACCTACGACAACCACTTCAGCTGGGAAGACGGAAACGGCCTACAAAACGGATGGGGAGGCCGACGCCACCAATGA
- a CDS encoding potassium channel family protein: MANSRKFFGSSETRALRTVAVIGLGRFGGALAVELESLGIEVLGIDAREDTVQSFNGILTHVVRADSTREEVLRQLGVHEFDVAIVGIGSDIEASILTASRLLKFNKPAIWAKAISEPHAEILGQLGVSHVVRPENDMGRRVAHLISGGIIDYIDLGQDFVLVRTRAPEFALHRPLSVLELRKTHGITITAIRPADGKWESATPQTIIEAEDEILVQGPRRNVESFRPSA, encoded by the coding sequence TTGGCTAACTCACGCAAATTCTTTGGTTCATCGGAAACGCGCGCCCTGCGCACGGTGGCCGTCATTGGCTTGGGCCGTTTCGGCGGCGCCCTCGCGGTAGAGCTGGAATCCCTCGGCATCGAGGTCTTGGGCATCGACGCCCGCGAAGACACCGTGCAGAGCTTCAACGGCATCCTCACCCACGTGGTGCGCGCCGATTCCACGCGCGAAGAAGTGCTGCGCCAGCTCGGCGTCCACGAGTTCGATGTCGCCATTGTGGGCATCGGCTCGGACATCGAAGCGAGCATCCTGACCGCGTCCCGACTGCTCAAGTTCAACAAGCCCGCCATCTGGGCGAAGGCTATTAGCGAGCCGCACGCGGAGATCCTGGGCCAGCTCGGCGTCAGCCACGTGGTGCGCCCGGAGAACGACATGGGCCGACGCGTAGCTCACCTCATTTCCGGCGGCATCATTGACTACATCGATTTGGGTCAGGACTTCGTGTTGGTCCGCACGCGCGCACCGGAATTCGCGTTGCACCGCCCGCTGAGCGTGCTCGAGCTGCGGAAGACGCACGGCATCACCATCACGGCCATTCGTCCGGCTGATGGCAAGTGGGAGTCCGCTACCCCGCAGACCATCATCGAAGCCGAGGATGAGATCCTGGTCCAGGGCCCGCGCCGCAACGTGGAGAGCTTCCGACCCAGCGCCTAA
- a CDS encoding IS1249 family transposase: MVDNERLCVLCGGGLKRNGSTSAGATRYRCKSCGASSSERIQRVDVRRRHELSRFLEWLLGNKTQSQVAQGVDPRSFRRSTHWCWNITPAIEVTGEIYPEVQLDGIYLGSWCCLIAIAGEHVIGYQWCDTEKRVAWEQLLTRFPAPDLVVIDGGSGLASALKHCWPETPVQRCLVHIQRNVRVLITMRPRTTAGRELRAISLALTRITSQDQARAWLLALNQWHGKHHQMLNEKTYRSHHRGSLPQSVRPHQRWWFTHDRLRKAYQLLERASQQEVLFTYLKDEHRSRNASSTTNRIEGGINAQLRNLLRNHRGLTPEHAKRAVEWFLYKHSQNPAPAHQLIKKEHYEPVAYTQEIEEHIGPAELGTGLNANEGLWHRKGWAGRAS, translated from the coding sequence GTGGTTGACAACGAGCGTTTATGCGTCCTGTGTGGTGGCGGGCTGAAAAGGAACGGTTCCACGAGTGCTGGAGCTACCAGGTATCGCTGTAAATCGTGTGGCGCGAGTAGTTCTGAACGGATACAACGCGTCGACGTGCGTCGACGCCACGAGCTCTCCCGATTCCTGGAATGGCTGCTGGGAAACAAGACTCAATCCCAAGTCGCTCAGGGCGTGGATCCACGCTCGTTTCGTCGCTCCACACACTGGTGCTGGAACATTACTCCCGCGATCGAGGTCACCGGAGAGATCTATCCGGAAGTCCAGCTCGACGGCATCTATCTCGGTTCCTGGTGTTGCTTGATCGCGATCGCTGGCGAACACGTCATCGGTTATCAATGGTGTGACACGGAAAAACGCGTGGCGTGGGAACAGCTCCTAACTCGTTTCCCCGCACCAGATTTGGTCGTGATTGATGGTGGTTCCGGGCTGGCATCCGCGCTGAAACATTGCTGGCCCGAGACCCCTGTTCAACGCTGCCTGGTGCATATTCAACGCAACGTGCGCGTGCTGATCACGATGCGCCCCCGCACGACCGCGGGCCGCGAACTACGGGCTATTTCCCTTGCCCTGACACGGATCACGAGCCAGGATCAAGCGCGTGCATGGCTACTTGCACTCAACCAGTGGCACGGAAAACATCACCAGATGCTGAACGAGAAAACCTACCGTTCGCACCACCGTGGTTCGCTGCCGCAAAGCGTGAGGCCGCACCAGCGCTGGTGGTTCACACACGACCGGCTACGCAAGGCCTACCAACTCCTCGAGCGCGCCAGCCAACAAGAAGTCCTGTTCACCTATCTCAAAGACGAGCACCGCTCACGGAACGCCTCATCAACAACGAACAGGATCGAAGGAGGCATCAACGCGCAGCTACGCAATCTTCTACGCAACCATCGCGGACTGACCCCTGAGCACGCTAAACGAGCCGTGGAATGGTTCCTCTACAAGCACTCCCAGAACCCAGCACCAGCCCACCAACTCATCAAAAAAGAACACTACGAGCCCGTCGCCTACACGCAAGAAATCGAGGAACACATCGGACCCGCAGAACTCGGAACAGGACTCAACGCAAACGAAGGACTCTGGCACCGAAAAGGATGGGCCGGCCGCGCCTCCTAA
- a CDS encoding DUF1697 domain-containing protein produces the protein MKYVALFRNLNLGQKGSPSSGELLDAFGGPEVATNFQTNGTVVFETTDLESTKNLVKTRLAESGYLQSFSVLTLEEMAEFAAQAPQVDPAGNVYRVMASFFDAPEEPQIALPLRSKNNLVEVRSISRNHAWSLTWKPNSSVGNVTGLLEEHLGVPVTSRTASTVGRLVKKFSDS, from the coding sequence ATGAAGTACGTGGCACTTTTTAGAAACCTCAACCTCGGCCAAAAAGGCAGCCCGTCGAGCGGCGAACTCCTCGATGCCTTCGGCGGCCCAGAAGTCGCGACCAACTTTCAGACCAACGGCACCGTGGTTTTCGAAACCACGGACTTAGAGTCAACGAAGAACTTAGTGAAAACACGTCTCGCGGAGTCCGGCTATCTGCAGAGCTTTTCCGTCCTCACACTCGAGGAGATGGCAGAATTCGCCGCCCAGGCACCACAAGTTGATCCAGCCGGAAACGTGTACCGCGTCATGGCGTCCTTCTTTGATGCACCCGAGGAGCCACAGATCGCTCTCCCGCTACGGAGCAAGAACAACCTCGTGGAAGTCCGCAGCATCTCAAGGAATCACGCCTGGAGTTTGACCTGGAAGCCCAACAGCAGCGTCGGTAACGTCACCGGCCTCTTGGAAGAACACCTTGGCGTTCCTGTCACTTCACGGACGGCCAGCACGGTGGGAAGGCTCGTCAAGAAATTCAGCGACAGCTAA
- a CDS encoding IS481 family transposase: MSTRNKAIILAVKQGSMSTRAAAQQFNVSQRWVKELLSRYVREGQTAFQPRSKRPKTTPNRTPEPIRERIKELREHLTQQGLDAGPETIATHLANENLYVPAKSTIHRILRTQGLVTDNPKKRPKSSYTRFQAEQPNQLWQSDFTHCRLADNTDVEILNFLDDHSRYLLSITAYKRVTGRNVVTQFENTTHEHGRPQSMLTDNGLVYTTRLTNFTRGIEPAKNLFEKTLQKWDIKQINGKPGHPQTQGKIERFHRTLKQWLTRQKPAHTIAELNTQLTHFQTIYSTLRPHKGAGRKPPIHAYQARPKATPQPLPQNEYRVRTDKVDKFGKLTIRYDGKLRHLGMGVAYRGHKIRMLIDNADITVIDTKTGEILKQFEIDPNKNYQGL, translated from the coding sequence GTGAGCACCCGGAACAAAGCCATCATCCTGGCCGTCAAACAAGGCTCGATGTCCACCCGAGCCGCAGCCCAGCAATTCAACGTTTCACAACGATGGGTCAAAGAACTCCTCAGCCGCTACGTCCGCGAAGGACAAACAGCTTTCCAACCCCGCTCGAAACGACCCAAAACAACCCCCAACCGCACCCCAGAACCCATCCGCGAACGCATCAAAGAACTCCGAGAACACCTCACCCAACAAGGCCTCGACGCTGGCCCCGAAACCATCGCCACCCACCTCGCCAACGAAAACCTCTACGTCCCCGCAAAATCCACCATCCACCGCATCCTTCGCACCCAAGGACTCGTCACCGATAACCCCAAAAAACGCCCGAAATCCTCCTACACACGCTTCCAAGCAGAACAACCCAACCAACTGTGGCAATCAGACTTCACCCACTGCAGACTCGCAGATAACACCGACGTCGAGATCCTCAACTTCCTCGACGACCACTCCCGCTACCTCCTGAGCATCACCGCCTACAAGCGCGTGACAGGCAGAAACGTCGTCACCCAATTCGAAAACACCACCCACGAACACGGCCGACCCCAATCCATGCTCACCGACAACGGACTCGTTTACACCACCCGACTCACGAACTTCACCCGAGGAATCGAACCCGCAAAAAACCTCTTCGAGAAAACACTCCAAAAATGGGACATCAAACAAATCAACGGCAAACCCGGCCACCCCCAAACACAAGGCAAAATCGAACGATTCCACCGCACCCTCAAACAATGGCTCACCCGCCAAAAACCCGCCCACACCATCGCAGAACTCAACACACAACTCACACACTTCCAAACCATCTACAGCACCCTGCGACCCCACAAAGGCGCCGGACGCAAACCACCCATCCACGCCTACCAAGCACGCCCCAAAGCAACCCCACAACCGCTGCCACAAAACGAATACAGAGTCAGAACAGACAAAGTCGACAAATTCGGAAAACTCACCATCCGCTACGACGGCAAACTACGACACCTCGGAATGGGAGTGGCCTACCGCGGCCACAAAATACGAATGCTCATCGACAACGCCGACATCACCGTCATCGACACAAAAACCGGAGAAATACTCAAACAGTTCGAAATCGACCCCAACAAGAACTACCAAGGGTTATAG